CCGGAGGCGTTCGATCTTCTTCAGGCAATGAATACGGGTCATGACGGCTCAATGGGCACGTTGCACGCAAACAGTCCGCGTGAGGCACTGTCTCGTCTGGAGAGCATGATCACGATGGGTGGCTATGCTCTCCCTTCAAAAACAATTCGTGAAATGATCTGCGGCTCGATCGACGTTGTCATTCAGGCCGCGCGCCTGCGCGACGGTTCGCGGCGCATCACGCATATCACCGAAGTGCTGGGAACCGAGGGCGACGTCATCATCACCCAGGATCTTTTCGTTTACGATATCGAAGGTGAAGACGAGACGGGACGCATTATCGGGAAGCACAAATCTACAGGTATCGCGCGTCCGTCCTTCTGGGATCGCGCGCGCTATTACAACCAGCACCAAGCCCTGGCAGCCGCGCTCGACCGCGCGCAGGGTTGAGGGAGGTTGCAGAGATCGACATGGACCAGTCCACACTAATGATCGCTGGAATTGCCGTTCTTGCCGCCCTCTGCATAGGCGCCATCGGATTTCTGTTTGTAGGCGGTGAATCCCGCTCACAGAAAAGGGTGGCCCGCGTCACGCGCGCAGGAAATGCACGCCTAGTTGCTGTCGATGGTGAAGTCGACAATAGCGAAAAGCGCCGCAAGCAAATGCAGGAAACGCTCAAGGGGCTTGAGGAAAAGCAGCAGGAGCACAAGAAGCGCGTTTCATTGAACACCCGCATCGAGCGAGCGGGACTCGAGATGACAACACGAAATTTCTATATTGCGAGCATCGTCACCGGCATCGCCTTTTTTCTTGTCTTCAAGCTTGTAGGGCTGTCGCTCCTGGTTTCGGCCTTGAGCGGTTTCGCCGGCGGCTTCGGCTTCCCGCGATGGGTATTGTCGTACCTTATCAAGCGCCGTCAGAAGGCGTTTACCGAAGAATTCGCGAATGCTATCGACGTCATCGTGCGCGGCGTCAAATCCGGCTTACCGGTCAATGATTGTCTGAAGCTCATCGCCACGGAATCACCAGAGCCCGTACGGACCGAGTTTCAGGGAATTGTAGAAGGCCAGCGTGTTGGCGTCACCCTGGAGCAGGGTCTCGCCAAGATCTACGAGCGAATGCCATTGCCGGAAGTGAATTTCTTTCAGATCGTGCTCGCCATTCAGCAGAAGACTGGCGGCAATCTGTCCGAAGCGTTGGGAAATCTCTCAAAAGTTCTTCGTGAGCGCAAAAAAATGCGTGGGAAAATCCAGGCGATGTCTCAGGAAGCTAAGGCATCGGCAGGCATTATCGGGTCGCTTCCGCCCGGCGTCATGCTGCTTATCTACTTCAGCTCGCCGGGCTACATGGACGTACTTTTTTCGACCACGGCCGGCAACATGATCATCGTCGGCGGCATCATGTGGATGGCTATCGGCGTTCTCGTCATGAAGAAGATGATCGACTTCAAGTTTTAGGATCGGAAGAGAAAGTGTTTCAAATCGCCGCGAGCATGTTCAGTATCGAAAACGTGGTGACGTTGCTCACGGCGGTAGCGGCGTTTGCGACGATCTTTACGTTGACGGCACCGCTCCTGAACACAGACAAGCTCTCCACCCGCATGAAGTATGTTTCTACCGAGCGAGAGGCAATGCGCGCGCGTGCGCGCGAGGCTCTCGCCCAGGAAAAGACCCGTCTGCGCCATACGCCGAAAGGGTTCATAAAACAGGTGGTCGAGAAGTTTGCGAGCGGCAACATGCTTGAAAATGCTGCTGTGAAGGAGAAACTTCGTCAGGCAGGCTTTCGCGGCCCGGGACCGATGTATACGTTCGTCTTTTTCCGCTTTGTCATGCCGCCAGTGCTTTTCGTGGTGACGCTGCTTTATATGGTGTTTGTCAACGATTTCGGTCTGCAGCCTATGGCGCGTCTTGCCGTCTCGTGTGCCGCGGCTTTTGTCGGCTTCTATTTACCCAACCTTTTTGTCGAGAACGTCATTTCGCGCCGGCAGGATTCGATTCGAAAGGCATTTCCGGATGCTCTCGATCTTATGTTGATCTGCGTGGAGTCGGGAATGTCTATCGAAGCGGCCTTCCAGAAAGTTGCGGCCGAGATAGGTGCCCAGTCGGTCGAGCTTGCCGAGGAGTTGGGGCTGACGACGGCGGAGCTTTCCTACCTTCAGGAGCGCCGCATGGCATATGAGAACCTAGCCAGACGCACTGGCCTGCCGGGGGTGAAGGCGGTGGCGACGACGCTGATACAGGCGGAGCGTTACGGTACGCCGCTTGGACAGGCGTTGCGCGTCATGGCACAGGAGAACCGCGACATGCGGATGGCGGAAGCAGAAAAAAAGGCGGCCGGTCTGCCGCCGAAGCTGACGGTGCCGATGATCCTGTTCTTCCTTCCGGTGCTCTTCGGCGTCATCCTAGGGCCCGCCATCATTAAGTCCTTCGCCAACGTCTGACATTTCTTTCTCATGGAAAAGGCGCCTGCCGGAAGGCCGGCGGCGCCTTTTTATTGTCTGACGATGAACGAAGCTGGGCGTGGAAGCGATCCGGGAGCCTAGTAAATTGAAACGCGGGTCTCCGGCGGCAGCGACGATACCTGGTCTTCCTTCTCGTTACGGCTTTCTTTCGCAGCGGCAGGTTGTTTGCCGGTTGGCTGAGGTGCGGGTGCTGTCGTGTCAGGCTGCCGGTCAAGCTCTTCGAGCTGTTTCCACAATGCCGGTTGCGCAAGCATGGAACGGAGATAGGCGATGTTGCCGTCTGCAACGTTGGCAGGCAGGTCGGCGCGTGCCAGCCGTTCAGCCTCATCGAAGTTTCCCTTGAGGCCGAGAATGATGGCGAGATTTTGCCGCGCGTAAGCGTCGGCGCGGGTATCTGCGACGGCCTTGCGGAGTGTCCGCTCGGCCATGTCGAGATCTCCCGTCAGCGCATAGGAAAGGCCGAGGTTGGTAAGTACGGACGGGTTGTCGGGCGAAAGTTCGAGCGCTTCGTTGTAGCGGCTCTTGGCTTCCTCGTATCGGCCCGTCTGATCGAGCGCTACGCCGAGGGCCGAGCGAATACTCCAGTCTTGCGGCGATTTGCGGGCGGCGGTTTCCAGCATCGCAACCGCCTGGTCCGGCCTGCCGCTCGCGGCCAGAGCCTTGCCGGCTTCGGCGAGCACATCCGCGTTCTCGGGATGTTTTATCTGAGCGCGCTGCATCACGGTGAGCGACTGTGCAATCGAACCTATCTGCCGGAGCGCCTTGGAATAGTTGACGGTCGTAACAGCATCGTCGGGCGAGCGCTCGTAAAGCGCGCCCCAGTACGCGGCGGCGGCGACATAATCCTGAGTCTTTGTGCTTTCGATGGCTGCATTCCGGAGCGCCGGTGTGTCGATCTGAGCCTGCGCGGCTTCGCTGGGCGTCTGGGCGGTCGAGGTGGTGCTGGTTGATGCACATCCTGAAAGCGCGAGGGCGGAGCAGAGCGATGCCGCGGCAAGCCAGCCGCCGCGCTTTGCGCGGAAGGTGAATTGCGGGGTTTGGTCTGCAAAACAGCTCATGATGGTCGGTCCCGGTATATGAGGTCGGGATAGTCCCTGAATCTGGGGCTATGCCCTAAAGTGATCTTGAAACAGAGCGGTCAAGAAAAGATTAATTATAAGAATTGGGGGGATTCGCGGATCATGGGCCTCACAGAGCCATTTTTGCCGTCGCCAGGACAGGGCCCATGGAACTGAAAAAAATCCCGGAAGCCGCCCGGCGGTTGCTTGAGGATGCAAAGACCGTCCTTTCGCGCGTGCCCACCCGAATGATCACGGCAGCTCTGGGCGCCATTATCGTCCTCGCCGCCTTGCTCCTGTTCTATCTGCGTCCACCCACAAGCATGGAGGAAGCGCCTGAAGCGGTTACGTTCTTCCAGATCGGAACCGGGAGCGCGGGCGATGAGTATTTCGCCGTGGGGGAGCGGCTGGCGGCAGCGATCGGGCGCCCGCCTGGAACGCCTCGATGTGAACGCGGTATGCCTTGCGGCGTCGCCGGATTACTTGCAGTGGCGCGATCCTCAGCCGGACCTGTCGCCAATGTCCGCGCTGTGAGCGCAGGACTTTTCGATTCCGCCCTTGTCGCCGCGCCCATTCTAGAACTCGCAGCGCGGGGCGAGACACCGTTCAAGGGCGAGAAGCCGGTGACCAATTTGCGCGCCATTGCCGGCGTGTACCGTGAAGCGCTCTATCTTGTTGCAAGTCGCAACGCCAATATCGGTTCTGTCGCGGATTTGGAGAATATGCGCGTCTCGGTCGGTCCGCCTGGCTCGGGCACTCGGGAAGCGGCATTGCCTGTGCTCGCGGTCCATAGTCTCGGCCGCCGGACTGTACAGATTTCCGAATACGACACAGAGACCGCGATCGACCTGACCCTGCGCGGCCAGCTCGACGCCTTCTTCCTGGTCGATGCCTTGCCGTCTACTGAAATCGCCAGCCTTGCCGACCGAGGTTCGATCAACATCGTCCCTGTAGACGGGGAGGAAGTTCGGCAGCTTACGCGTCCCGGCGAAAGCTTTCAGCCGCTTCTGATCCCGGCCGACCTTTATCGTTTCGTCCCTGAGACCCAAACGCTTGGTGTATCCATGGTCTGGATCGTCAATGAAGAGGCCGACCCGGATCTCATCCACGACATTACCGAAGCGCTTTTTTCCCCAAACAATCGTCCATTGCTTTCGAGTCCGGTTTTGCCGGGGCTGCTGCCGGGAGAAGAAGGAGAGCGGGCGAAATTCGCAACGTCGTCCATTCCCGTTCCCCTCCATGAGGGAGCAAAGCGCTACTACCGTGAACAGGGATTGACCGTGGAAGAGGAGCCCTAAGACGAGGCCGTCTTTTCTCTTTCTTCCATTTCGGCACCCGCGATCCATTCCCGCATCGAAGGCAGTGTGAGCACTGCATTCATATAGGCTCGCGCGGTGCCATCATCGCCCATGGCGGCAAGGTCTACACCGTAGGTCTCGAACCGGGTCACCACGGGTGCATACATTGCATCCGCGACGCCAAAGCGGCCGAAGAGAAAGCCGTGATCGTCTGCAGCTTGCTGCCCGAAGCGGCTGCGTAGTCCCCGCCACATTTCGACTATGCGCCGCGCGCAGGCAATGGCCTCCTCCGTGTGGCCTTCGCCGGGATGACGCTCCAAAACCGCCATGGGCATGTCCCGGCGAAGTCCTTGAAACCCGGAATGCATTTCCGCACAAGCACTGCGGGCGAGCGCGCGCGCAAGCGTGTCCTGCGGCCAAAGCCTCTTGTCGGGAAAAAGGTCGGCCATCGTTTCGCAGATGGCGAGCGAGTCGCCGATCGCTGCGCCCCGCCATTTCAGAGCCGGTATGAAGCCGGTTGGTGAATGAGCAAGGATTTGCAGTTTCGTATCGGATTGGCGGAGCCGGATGGAAGTTTCGATGAACGGGATACCTGCCTGCCGCATCAACAGCCAGGGACGCAGGCTCCAGCTCGACCAGTTTTTGTCACCGATCACAAGCTCGAAATCGGGCGTCGCCATTTGTTCCCCCTGCTGCGATATCGTGGCCGTTGCGGCCACATCGGCCTCTCTATAAGGTTTTGGACCTGCGAAATCACCTAAATCCTGACCCAGGAAGGCGACCGCGTGCTCGATATTTTCATCACCAGGAAAGACGCGGCGGCGACGCCCATCTGGCAAATCCGTTCGGGCGAAGCCGAGGCATGGTGCGGAACCCATGCGGGCCCAGGGGCGGCCTGGGTGGCCACGTCCGGGTTCAAGGGCGAAGCCGGCAAGGTCCTGCTTCTGCCGGATGGCTCGGGGGGGCTTGCGGGCGTTCTCCTTGGATTGGGCGATGGCAGCGATCCGTTTGTGGCCGGCGCGCTCGCCTCCGCCTTGCCAATGGGGGACTACAGATTTGCCGGTGAAAGCCGCAGTGACGCATCCAAGGCAGTACTCGGATACGCGCTCGGTACTTATCGCTTCACTCGTTATTCGGGAAGTCCGCGAGACTGGCCGCGTCTCGTACTGCCGGAAAATGTGGATGGGGAGGAGGTGAGCCGTCTTGCGCGCGCCATCTTCCTGGTTCGAGACCTGATCAATACACCCGCCGCGGATATGAGCCCGGCCGATCTCGCCGCCGCCGCGGAAAGAGTTGCAGCCGACAACGGGGCTTCTTTCGACGTGATCGAGGGCGAAGCCCTGCTGGCTGCAAACTACCCGATGATCCATGCGGTTGGTCGCGCCGCCGCCATTGCCCCCCGGCTCATTGATGTGCGGTGGGGACGAACGGAAGCGCCGAAAGTGACGCTGGTGGGCAAGGGGGTATGCTTCGACACGGGTGGACTGGACTTGAAGCCATCGAATGCGATGCTGCTCATGAAGAAGGACATGGGCGGTGCGGCATGCGTGCTGGCTCTCGCACAGCTCATCATGGAGGCAAAACTCGACGTGCGGCTGCGCGTACTCATTCCGGCAGTGGAGAACAGTGTCTCCGGAAATGCATTTCGGCCTGGCGATATCCTCCAGAGCCGCAAGGGAATAACGGTTGAGATAGGAAACACCGACGCAGAGGGGCGTTTGGTTCTTGCCGACGCGCTCTCGGAAGCCGATAGCGAAGCACCCGAGCTGATCATCGACATGGCGACACTGACCGGTGCGGCAAGGACGGCGCTCGGCCCGGACCTGCCGCCCTTCTATACGGATGACGACACGTTTGCGGAAGAGATGGCTGTTTCCGCCGAAGCCATGGCCGACCCGCTCTGGCGGATGCCGCTCTGGAAGCCCTACGACGCGTGGCTCGAAAGCAAGGTCGCGGATGTGAACCACGTTTCGGACGGTCCGTTCGCGGGGTCGATTACAGCGGCGCTCTTTCTCCGCCGCTTTGTCGAGAAGGCCGCCACTCATGTCCATTTCGATATCTACGGCTGGGCACCGAAGCCTCGGCCAGGCCGGCCCGTCGGCGGAGAAGCCCAGGGTATCCGCGCCCTTTACCACCTCCTTCAACGCCGTTACGGGGCGTGACACTTGCCCCGTTGCAGACTCTCGTTAGACTAATCCGGGCCCGGAATGGAGTGCCGGGCGGGGGATTGGCAGCGTTGGGGGCGTCGATGCCGGGACTATCTCTGACAGGGGCCGTAGAGCTGAAGCCGGTTCAGGCTCTTTCGCTGTGGCACAATGTCGTGCTTCAGTCCGTTCGCAGGGACGGACCGGACCTATCTTCAAGGCAACTCGCCATCATGTTCATCGTCTATCTCGATCCGCCGCCCCACACTGTTCGCGGTCTTGCGGCTTCGCTGGGCGTGTCGAAGCCTGCTGTCACACGCGCACTCGACACCTTGGGCGGTCTTGATCTTCTGAAGCGGACGCGCGACGAGGCCGACCGGCGCAATGTGTTGGTGCAGCGAACCGTAAAGGGGTCGGCCTTCATGCATGATTTCGCCGACCTCATCGTCAACTCGTCGAGAGGCCTTCAGGCATGAGCCGTGAACGCGGCCCGGACCACCGCCTCAATCCCTATCGTGACGATCTGGCAGCGGCGCATTTGCGTGGCGAGGTCAAGGCAACCCGCTTCGTCGAAGGCGTCGACCGGCAGGTGCAGGCATGTTCGCTGCCCCTGCTGCGCCGGCCGGAACTAGCCGCCCCCATGGATACCCAACTTCTTTATGGGGAAGTCTTCCGCGTCTACGAAGAAAAGAACGGATGGGCATGGGGCCAATCTGCACTCGACGATTATGTGGGCTATGTCGAAGCGAAGGATCTGGTCTCCCGTCCTGCAAAGGCAACACATACGGTTGCCGCACTTCGAACATTCATCTATCCAAAACCTGATCTGAAAACGCGTCCGGCCCTGCCTGTCTCGATGAACGCAAAGCTGAGAGTTGTCGGCGCGCGCGGTAATTTCAGCGAAATTGAAAGTGGCGGGTGGGTCTTTTCGGCGCACTTGGCTACAGTCGGGTCTTATGTGCGGGATTTCGTTGCCGTTGCCGAGGAGTTCATCGGTGTGCCCTATCTCTGGGGAGGGCGGGACAGCCTGGGCGTGGATTGCTCCGGACTTGTTCAGATGGCGCTGGAGCGGGCGGGCATCTCCTCGCTGCGCGATACCGACATGCAGGAAGCGACACTGGGCGAAGCGCTACCGGAGCCGATCGATTTTACCGCGCTTCATCGGGGCGATCTCGTGTTCTGGAAAGGCCATGTCGGCATCATGGTCGATGCAGAACGCATGATCCATGCTAACGGATTTCATATGCGCGTCGAAGTGGAACGGCTCGACATAGCGATGTCGCGCATTGCCCGTTCGGACGCGGGGCATGTCACGACGATCAAGAGGTTGCCGGGGCGCTGACTACTCGGAAACGGCCCCTGCCGGCGTGACGGCAAGATCGAATGCCGCCGCCATCAACGCCTTGGTGTATTCGGTTTTCGGCGCATCGAAAACCTGATCGGCCGTCCCCGTCTCTACAACTTTGCCCCCCCGCATGACGATGATGTCGTCCGCAAGCGCTCTCACCACCTTCAAATCGTGGCTGATGAAGAGATAGGCGAGATTATACCGCCTCTGCAGATCGCGCAGAAGGTCGACGATTTGGGCCTGCACGGACATGTCCAGGGCACTGGTAGGCTCGTCGAGCATTACAAAACGCGGCTTTAGTGCCATCGCGCGCGCAATGGCAATGCGCTGTCGCTGGCCACCGGAAAATTCGTGCGGATACCGGTCCTGCATTTCCGGGTCGAGGCCAACTTCGCCAAGAGCTTCAGACACATGCATTCGCAGCTCGGCTGCCGCGAGCCCCGGTTGCTGAATGCGGAGGCCCTCGCTCACAATATCCGAGACGGACATGCGCGGACTGAGCGAGCCAAAGGGATCTTGGAAGACGATCTGCATATCCCGGCGAAGCGGCC
Above is a window of Parvibaculum lavamentivorans DS-1 DNA encoding:
- a CDS encoding TAXI family TRAP transporter solute-binding subunit translates to MELKKIPEAARRLLEDAKTVLSRVPTRMITAALGAIIVLAALLLFYLRPPTSMEEAPEAVTFFQIGTGSAGDEYFAVGERLAAAIGRPPGTPRCERGMPCGVAGLLAVARSSAGPVANVRAVSAGLFDSALVAAPILELAARGETPFKGEKPVTNLRAIAGVYREALYLVASRNANIGSVADLENMRVSVGPPGSGTREAALPVLAVHSLGRRTVQISEYDTETAIDLTLRGQLDAFFLVDALPSTEIASLADRGSINIVPVDGEEVRQLTRPGESFQPLLIPADLYRFVPETQTLGVSMVWIVNEEADPDLIHDITEALFSPNNRPLLSSPVLPGLLPGEEGERAKFATSSIPVPLHEGAKRYYREQGLTVEEEP
- a CDS encoding MarR family winged helix-turn-helix transcriptional regulator, whose translation is MPGLSLTGAVELKPVQALSLWHNVVLQSVRRDGPDLSSRQLAIMFIVYLDPPPHTVRGLAASLGVSKPAVTRALDTLGGLDLLKRTRDEADRRNVLVQRTVKGSAFMHDFADLIVNSSRGLQA
- a CDS encoding tetratricopeptide repeat protein; the protein is MSCFADQTPQFTFRAKRGGWLAAASLCSALALSGCASTSTTSTAQTPSEAAQAQIDTPALRNAAIESTKTQDYVAAAAYWGALYERSPDDAVTTVNYSKALRQIGSIAQSLTVMQRAQIKHPENADVLAEAGKALAASGRPDQAVAMLETAARKSPQDWSIRSALGVALDQTGRYEEAKSRYNEALELSPDNPSVLTNLGLSYALTGDLDMAERTLRKAVADTRADAYARQNLAIILGLKGNFDEAERLARADLPANVADGNIAYLRSMLAQPALWKQLEELDRQPDTTAPAPQPTGKQPAAAKESRNEKEDQVSSLPPETRVSIY
- a CDS encoding leucyl aminopeptidase family protein, which produces MLDIFITRKDAAATPIWQIRSGEAEAWCGTHAGPGAAWVATSGFKGEAGKVLLLPDGSGGLAGVLLGLGDGSDPFVAGALASALPMGDYRFAGESRSDASKAVLGYALGTYRFTRYSGSPRDWPRLVLPENVDGEEVSRLARAIFLVRDLINTPAADMSPADLAAAAERVAADNGASFDVIEGEALLAANYPMIHAVGRAAAIAPRLIDVRWGRTEAPKVTLVGKGVCFDTGGLDLKPSNAMLLMKKDMGGAACVLALAQLIMEAKLDVRLRVLIPAVENSVSGNAFRPGDILQSRKGITVEIGNTDAEGRLVLADALSEADSEAPELIIDMATLTGAARTALGPDLPPFYTDDDTFAEEMAVSAEAMADPLWRMPLWKPYDAWLESKVADVNHVSDGPFAGSITAALFLRRFVEKAATHVHFDIYGWAPKPRPGRPVGGEAQGIRALYHLLQRRYGA
- a CDS encoding C40 family peptidase — translated: MSRERGPDHRLNPYRDDLAAAHLRGEVKATRFVEGVDRQVQACSLPLLRRPELAAPMDTQLLYGEVFRVYEEKNGWAWGQSALDDYVGYVEAKDLVSRPAKATHTVAALRTFIYPKPDLKTRPALPVSMNAKLRVVGARGNFSEIESGGWVFSAHLATVGSYVRDFVAVAEEFIGVPYLWGGRDSLGVDCSGLVQMALERAGISSLRDTDMQEATLGEALPEPIDFTALHRGDLVFWKGHVGIMVDAERMIHANGFHMRVEVERLDIAMSRIARSDAGHVTTIKRLPGR
- a CDS encoding type II secretion system F family protein, with amino-acid sequence MFQIAASMFSIENVVTLLTAVAAFATIFTLTAPLLNTDKLSTRMKYVSTEREAMRARAREALAQEKTRLRHTPKGFIKQVVEKFASGNMLENAAVKEKLRQAGFRGPGPMYTFVFFRFVMPPVLFVVTLLYMVFVNDFGLQPMARLAVSCAAAFVGFYLPNLFVENVISRRQDSIRKAFPDALDLMLICVESGMSIEAAFQKVAAEIGAQSVELAEELGLTTAELSYLQERRMAYENLARRTGLPGVKAVATTLIQAERYGTPLGQALRVMAQENRDMRMAEAEKKAAGLPPKLTVPMILFFLPVLFGVILGPAIIKSFANV
- a CDS encoding glutathione S-transferase family protein codes for the protein MATPDFELVIGDKNWSSWSLRPWLLMRQAGIPFIETSIRLRQSDTKLQILAHSPTGFIPALKWRGAAIGDSLAICETMADLFPDKRLWPQDTLARALARSACAEMHSGFQGLRRDMPMAVLERHPGEGHTEEAIACARRIVEMWRGLRSRFGQQAADDHGFLFGRFGVADAMYAPVVTRFETYGVDLAAMGDDGTARAYMNAVLTLPSMREWIAGAEMEEREKTASS
- a CDS encoding type II secretion system F family protein, with the protein product MDQSTLMIAGIAVLAALCIGAIGFLFVGGESRSQKRVARVTRAGNARLVAVDGEVDNSEKRRKQMQETLKGLEEKQQEHKKRVSLNTRIERAGLEMTTRNFYIASIVTGIAFFLVFKLVGLSLLVSALSGFAGGFGFPRWVLSYLIKRRQKAFTEEFANAIDVIVRGVKSGLPVNDCLKLIATESPEPVRTEFQGIVEGQRVGVTLEQGLAKIYERMPLPEVNFFQIVLAIQQKTGGNLSEALGNLSKVLRERKKMRGKIQAMSQEAKASAGIIGSLPPGVMLLIYFSSPGYMDVLFSTTAGNMIIVGGIMWMAIGVLVMKKMIDFKF